Proteins found in one Oribacterium sp. oral taxon 102 genomic segment:
- a CDS encoding leucine-rich repeat protein yields the protein MGFVYEIKEGTEPYIELRGYEGRIEYLEIPERLSDLPVRVIAARAFWRRQDILSICLPPSVRELHAFAFYNCRNLRHLSLSDSVRDYHDGVLKLCEALREIEIDFREGDFRLLKELLGDHDGGIRCHLHFPDGQEAELYFPDFADDFEEDTYARALHERIEGSGYMYRQTVKRTELDFRQYDRIFERGKHEALAIAARIALSRLRYPYRLSEEAALPYRAYLMERNAALLSLLLAEGEEASIRFLAREGLLTEEGIAAALPFCAERRLAELTAVLLNYREAHFMRRSAPETFVL from the coding sequence ATGGGCTTTGTATACGAGATAAAAGAGGGGACGGAGCCCTATATAGAGCTTAGGGGCTATGAGGGCAGGATCGAATATCTGGAGATTCCGGAGCGGCTTTCGGATCTTCCGGTTCGTGTGATCGCGGCGCGCGCCTTCTGGCGGCGGCAGGATATCCTTTCGATCTGCCTCCCGCCCTCTGTGCGGGAGCTTCATGCCTTTGCTTTCTACAATTGCCGGAATCTCCGGCATCTGTCTCTCAGTGATTCGGTGAGAGATTACCATGACGGCGTTCTGAAGCTCTGCGAGGCACTGCGGGAAATCGAGATCGACTTCCGCGAGGGGGACTTCCGTCTCCTGAAGGAGCTTCTGGGGGATCATGACGGGGGAATTCGCTGTCATCTGCATTTTCCCGATGGACAGGAGGCGGAGCTGTATTTTCCGGATTTCGCGGATGACTTCGAGGAGGACACCTATGCGAGGGCACTGCATGAGCGGATCGAGGGCAGCGGATATATGTACCGGCAGACCGTGAAGCGTACAGAGCTCGACTTCCGGCAGTATGACAGGATATTCGAACGGGGGAAGCATGAGGCGCTGGCAATTGCCGCGCGGATCGCCCTTTCCAGGCTGCGTTACCCCTACCGGCTCTCGGAGGAGGCGGCGCTTCCGTATAGAGCCTATCTGATGGAGCGGAATGCCGCGTTGCTGTCCCTCCTCCTTGCAGAGGGAGAGGAGGCATCGATTCGTTTTCTCGCCCGGGAGGGGCTTCTGACGGAGGAGGGGATCGCAGCAGCGCTGCCGTTCTGTGCGGAGCGGAGGCTTGCGGAGCTCACGGCTGTGCTGCTGAACTATCGGGAAGCGCACTTTATGCGGCGAAGCGCGCCGGAAACGTTTGTGCTGTAG
- a CDS encoding response regulator transcription factor yields MEKLKILIVDDEERMRKLLSDFLKIRDFTVLEAGDGEAAVELFFEQQDIALVILDVMMPRMDGWQVLKAIREHSRVPVIMLTARSEETDELRGFEYGADEYISKPFSPKILVARVEAILRRSGMNAAEKLKLGGIEIDKSAHTVSVEGRDIELSFKEYELLLYFVENKGIALSREKILNNVWNYDYFGDARTIDTHVKKLRAKLGDKGEYIRTVWGMGYKFDPEEKA; encoded by the coding sequence ATGGAAAAACTGAAGATTCTGATTGTGGACGACGAGGAAAGGATGCGGAAGCTGCTCTCCGACTTCCTGAAGATTCGGGACTTCACCGTTCTGGAGGCAGGGGACGGGGAGGCTGCGGTTGAGCTTTTCTTCGAGCAGCAGGACATCGCGCTGGTGATACTGGATGTGATGATGCCGAGGATGGACGGCTGGCAGGTACTGAAGGCGATTCGGGAGCACAGCAGGGTGCCGGTCATCATGCTGACAGCGCGTTCCGAGGAGACAGATGAGCTTCGGGGCTTCGAGTACGGGGCGGATGAATATATCTCGAAGCCCTTCTCTCCGAAGATTTTGGTCGCGCGGGTGGAAGCGATTCTGCGTCGCTCCGGCATGAATGCCGCGGAGAAGCTGAAGCTCGGCGGCATCGAGATCGATAAGTCCGCGCACACGGTTTCAGTGGAGGGGAGAGACATAGAGCTCAGCTTCAAGGAGTACGAGCTGCTGCTCTACTTTGTCGAGAACAAGGGAATCGCTTTGTCCCGGGAGAAAATTCTGAACAATGTCTGGAACTACGACTATTTCGGAGATGCCAGAACGATCGACACGCATGTGAAGAAGCTCCGCGCGAAGCTTGGGGACAAGGGAGAATATATCCGCACGGTCTGGGGAATGGGCTATAAGTTTGATCCGGAGGAGAAGGCATGA
- a CDS encoding zinc ribbon domain-containing protein: MKIEPKHICSHCGTEVPEGAEFCPGCKRRIRREERAGAQGEKDSTEPEPSGESGEDSVRSEAYVWAQAVLPALLALSFYFLKAEETAEHLRRTLLLFGGLTALFGLMDTAELNRRLHQRGMRLSDELRFQLAFFPILGLWKRRMLPGMDRTAAYPHVHSILLLLFVFLISSGGKLGLLLYT; the protein is encoded by the coding sequence ATGAAGATCGAGCCGAAGCATATATGCAGTCATTGCGGGACAGAGGTTCCGGAGGGGGCAGAGTTCTGTCCGGGCTGTAAGAGAAGGATACGCCGAGAGGAAAGGGCAGGGGCGCAGGGAGAGAAGGACAGCACAGAGCCGGAGCCGTCCGGAGAGAGCGGAGAAGACAGCGTGCGGAGCGAGGCATATGTCTGGGCGCAGGCGGTACTGCCGGCACTGCTCGCGCTCAGCTTTTATTTCCTGAAGGCGGAGGAGACGGCGGAGCATCTCCGGAGGACGCTGCTGCTTTTCGGCGGGCTCACCGCGCTGTTCGGGCTGATGGATACCGCGGAGCTCAACCGCCGTCTTCATCAGCGGGGTATGCGGCTCTCCGATGAGCTTCGCTTCCAGCTTGCGTTCTTCCCGATCCTCGGTCTATGGAAGCGGAGAATGCTCCCGGGGATGGATCGGACGGCGGCATATCCGCATGTACACAGCATCCTGCTGCTGCTCTTTGTGTTTCTGATTTCCTCCGGCGGCAAGCTGGGACTTTTGCTCTATACCTGA
- a CDS encoding sensor histidine kinase: MRLFQKCRYSITWRFTCIFVGVISFFLLAVIGANTFLLERYYTKEKVRVLENAYLTVDSMIRQADGSGEGVEALFPEDYSAGDSATETAATRYIRSLTESGNISVIIVDTKTDHSFTSAVNSDFLMKRLAASIFGNRGQGGRLLRRFENYSIEQSLDRSGGGGYLESWGYFSDNTTSFIMSMPMSSLREPVAFFNRFLLLLGIFALLLSTVIVYLTSRQMTKPINALARLSERMSKLDFSARYCGASEDELGTLGHAMNEMSERLEKTIAELKTANNELQSDIENKRRIDERRQEFVANVSHELKTPIALIQGYAEGLMDGLAEEPESRDYYCGVIVDEAKKMNRMVRELMNLSAIEQGKELPEFSLFPLRRIVEEVLSSSRLVLEQKGAKLEVDIPEDLKVWADPFQLEEVVTNYLSNALNHLEEPNQISIYTEKEGEEKISLHVMNTGRQIPEESLGHIWEKFYKVDKAHTRSYGGSGIGLSIVKAIADAHHQSCGVKNTRTGVNFWFTLDREKSGRAVRN, from the coding sequence ATGAGGCTTTTTCAGAAATGCCGCTATTCGATCACCTGGCGCTTCACCTGCATTTTCGTGGGCGTGATTTCCTTTTTCCTGCTCGCGGTGATCGGCGCGAATACCTTCCTGCTGGAGCGCTACTATACGAAGGAGAAAGTGCGGGTACTGGAAAACGCTTATCTCACGGTCGACAGCATGATACGGCAGGCGGACGGGAGCGGGGAGGGTGTCGAGGCGCTCTTTCCCGAGGACTACAGCGCCGGGGACAGTGCTACGGAGACAGCGGCAACGCGTTATATCCGAAGTCTGACGGAGAGCGGGAATATCTCCGTCATCATCGTGGATACGAAGACGGATCACAGCTTCACCTCTGCGGTGAATTCCGATTTCCTGATGAAGCGGCTCGCCGCCAGTATTTTCGGAAATCGGGGACAGGGCGGGAGGCTCCTGCGCCGCTTCGAGAATTATTCGATCGAGCAGAGCCTCGACCGGAGCGGAGGAGGCGGCTATCTCGAGAGCTGGGGCTATTTCAGCGATAATACGACGAGCTTCATTATGTCGATGCCGATGTCCAGCCTGCGGGAGCCGGTCGCATTTTTCAACCGCTTCCTGCTGCTGCTCGGGATATTCGCACTGCTGCTCAGCACCGTTATCGTCTATCTCACGAGCCGGCAGATGACGAAGCCGATCAATGCGCTGGCACGGCTCTCGGAGCGGATGTCGAAGCTGGATTTCTCGGCGCGCTACTGCGGCGCTTCGGAGGATGAGCTGGGGACGCTGGGACACGCGATGAATGAAATGTCGGAGCGGCTGGAGAAGACGATCGCGGAGCTGAAAACGGCAAACAATGAGCTGCAGTCCGACATTGAAAACAAGCGGAGGATCGACGAAAGGAGGCAGGAGTTCGTAGCGAATGTCTCTCATGAGCTGAAAACGCCGATCGCGCTGATTCAGGGCTATGCGGAGGGGCTCATGGACGGGCTCGCCGAGGAGCCGGAGAGTCGGGACTACTACTGCGGCGTGATCGTGGACGAGGCGAAGAAGATGAACCGGATGGTGCGGGAGCTGATGAATCTCTCTGCGATCGAGCAGGGTAAGGAGCTGCCGGAGTTTTCCCTCTTCCCGCTCCGGCGGATCGTGGAGGAGGTGCTCAGCTCCAGCAGGCTGGTGCTGGAGCAGAAGGGAGCGAAGCTGGAGGTGGATATCCCGGAGGATCTGAAGGTCTGGGCGGATCCCTTCCAGCTCGAGGAGGTAGTGACGAACTACCTGAGCAATGCGCTGAATCATCTCGAGGAGCCGAACCAGATCAGCATTTACACGGAGAAGGAGGGCGAGGAAAAGATTTCTCTCCATGTGATGAATACCGGCAGGCAGATACCGGAGGAGAGTCTCGGGCATATCTGGGAGAAGTTCTACAAGGTGGACAAGGCGCATACCCGAAGCTATGGCGGCTCCGGCATCGGGCTGAGCATCGTGAAGGCAATCGCAGATGCTCATCATCAGAGCTGCGGGGTGAAAAATACCCGCACCGGCGTGAACTTCTGGTTCACGCTGGACAGGGAGAAGAGCGGCAGAGCGGTGCGAAACTAG
- a CDS encoding AAA family ATPase: protein MNIKEAKQEIIHTVQAYLRKDETGAYRIPMEKQRPIFMLGVPGIGKTAIIEQVAEELNLNLVSYTITHHTRQSAIGLPYISRREYGGQEYSVTEYTMSEILAAVYDSIARSGVREGILFLDEINCVSETLSPTMLQFLQYKTFGMHHVPEGFVIVTAGNPPEYNRSVRDFDIATLDRVRLLRVDEDFGVWKEYAYRAGIHGAVLAYLEIKKDHFYRVQQEIEGKRFVTARGWEDLSRILQVYEEMKLPITEELVSEYVADREIARDFALYYELYQKYRNKYRIPEILGGSFPEDTTTILNAPFDEKLSLLSLLLDSLNRSFRRYAEDRNVYRLVFSELKSIRAMAKEGQEVRTLLRSTIEERVRRREARKRTKTLDRTEERLESLSQSLLEELERELVTQGEYSFDFLKACFEEREAERQRQIRESGDRLTNAFEFIRRTFGEGQELVLFLSELSSAYYSLQFLSEVGNDAYYKYNRYLLMQDRKTELRREIEEMLL, encoded by the coding sequence ATGAATATCAAAGAGGCGAAACAGGAGATTATTCATACGGTGCAGGCATATCTCCGGAAGGACGAGACGGGAGCATACCGGATTCCGATGGAGAAGCAGCGCCCGATCTTCATGCTGGGTGTGCCGGGGATCGGCAAGACAGCGATCATAGAGCAGGTCGCAGAGGAGCTTAATCTGAATCTCGTATCCTACACGATCACCCATCATACCCGGCAGTCCGCCATCGGGCTCCCGTATATTTCCAGACGGGAATATGGAGGACAGGAATATTCGGTTACGGAATACACGATGTCGGAGATCCTGGCCGCGGTCTATGACAGCATTGCGCGCTCCGGCGTGCGGGAGGGGATTCTCTTTCTGGATGAGATCAACTGCGTATCGGAGACACTGTCCCCCACGATGCTGCAGTTTTTGCAATACAAGACCTTCGGCATGCATCATGTGCCGGAGGGCTTCGTCATTGTCACGGCGGGGAATCCGCCGGAATACAATCGTTCGGTGCGGGACTTCGATATCGCGACGCTGGATCGCGTGCGGCTGCTCCGTGTGGATGAGGATTTCGGGGTATGGAAGGAATATGCTTACCGTGCCGGCATACACGGGGCGGTGCTTGCCTACCTCGAAATCAAGAAGGATCATTTCTATCGAGTGCAGCAGGAGATCGAGGGGAAGCGCTTCGTGACGGCGCGGGGCTGGGAGGATCTGTCCCGCATTCTTCAGGTCTATGAGGAAATGAAGCTTCCGATTACGGAGGAGCTGGTTTCGGAGTATGTCGCGGATCGGGAGATCGCGCGGGACTTCGCGCTCTACTATGAGCTCTATCAGAAATACCGGAACAAATACCGCATCCCGGAGATACTGGGCGGAAGCTTCCCGGAGGACACGACGACGATTCTGAATGCGCCCTTTGATGAGAAGCTGTCCCTGCTGTCTCTCCTGCTTGACAGTCTGAACCGATCGTTTCGCCGCTATGCGGAGGACAGAAACGTCTATCGGCTGGTGTTTTCAGAGCTGAAGTCGATCCGTGCCATGGCAAAGGAGGGACAGGAGGTCAGAACGCTTCTCCGCAGCACGATCGAGGAGAGAGTGCGGCGGCGGGAGGCGAGAAAGCGCACGAAGACGCTCGACCGGACGGAGGAGAGGCTGGAATCGCTTAGCCAGAGCCTGCTGGAGGAGCTCGAAAGGGAGCTGGTCACGCAGGGAGAGTACAGCTTTGATTTCCTGAAGGCATGCTTCGAAGAGAGGGAGGCAGAGCGGCAGCGGCAGATTCGAGAGAGCGGCGACAGACTCACGAATGCTTTTGAGTTCATCCGGCGGACATTCGGGGAGGGGCAGGAGCTGGTGCTTTTCCTCTCGGAGCTGTCCTCCGCCTATTACAGCCTGCAATTCCTCAGCGAGGTCGGAAACGACGCCTATTACAAATACAACCGCTACCTGCTGATGCAGGATCGGAAAACAGAGCTTCGCAGGGAGATAGAGGAGATGCTGCTGTGA
- a CDS encoding MmcQ/YjbR family DNA-binding protein, which yields MTIEEEVFGRRQAIPERLLACGFRMSPEDGTLQREYSLMDGQFLARIRITGNRVHGRVYETESGEEYLPFHVRSQRGSFVTALREDYIRILKALSMQGFTAPSFVFAQSNRLSEWIEERYGDRPEYPFASEDTGAVFRNRRNGKWYGLLLSVGRSKIERPVEAEGGRGQADNVRRGSGSGQAAGRKQRKRTQEQGEESAAEERVEVLNVKLPPERIRELLERPGYFPAYHMSKKSWLTVILDGTLPDETVRALLKESFELVERGKARKKKEIHCWLIPAHPKYYDIVSGFREQAVHSWKQSAAVHAGDMVYIYVGAPVSAILYRCVAEAVDLPAEQEEALLKTVPAKKRSPARQMRLRLLETYSETRMPRKRMQELGVYGVRGPREMPEELLRALWEETGEECR from the coding sequence ATGACGATAGAGGAAGAGGTTTTCGGAAGACGGCAGGCGATCCCGGAGAGGCTCCTTGCCTGCGGCTTCCGGATGTCCCCGGAGGACGGGACGCTGCAAAGGGAATACTCTCTCATGGATGGGCAGTTCCTCGCGCGGATTCGCATTACAGGGAATCGGGTGCATGGGAGGGTATATGAGACGGAGAGCGGCGAGGAGTATTTGCCGTTCCATGTGCGTTCGCAGAGGGGGAGCTTCGTCACGGCACTTCGGGAGGACTATATTCGGATTCTCAAGGCGCTCTCTATGCAGGGCTTCACTGCACCGTCCTTCGTTTTTGCGCAGAGCAATCGTCTCAGCGAATGGATAGAGGAGCGCTACGGGGACCGCCCGGAGTATCCCTTCGCTTCGGAGGATACCGGCGCAGTTTTCCGGAATCGAAGAAACGGGAAATGGTATGGGCTGCTGCTCTCGGTAGGGAGATCAAAGATAGAAAGACCTGTGGAGGCGGAAGGCGGCAGAGGGCAGGCAGATAATGTACGAAGAGGCAGCGGGAGCGGGCAGGCAGCAGGCCGGAAGCAGAGGAAAAGGACGCAGGAGCAAGGAGAGGAAAGCGCAGCGGAGGAAAGGGTAGAGGTGCTCAATGTGAAGCTGCCTCCGGAAAGAATTCGGGAGCTTCTGGAGCGTCCCGGATACTTTCCCGCCTACCACATGTCGAAGAAGAGCTGGCTCACGGTGATTCTGGACGGGACGCTTCCGGACGAGACAGTCAGAGCGCTTCTTAAGGAGAGCTTCGAGCTGGTCGAGCGGGGGAAGGCGAGGAAAAAAAAGGAGATTCACTGTTGGTTGATTCCGGCGCACCCGAAGTACTATGATATCGTGAGCGGTTTTCGGGAGCAGGCGGTACACAGCTGGAAGCAGAGCGCGGCGGTGCACGCCGGGGATATGGTATATATCTATGTCGGCGCGCCGGTTTCCGCGATTCTCTACCGCTGCGTCGCGGAGGCGGTCGATCTGCCTGCGGAGCAGGAGGAGGCACTCCTGAAGACGGTGCCTGCGAAAAAGCGGAGTCCTGCACGGCAGATGCGCCTCCGGCTGCTCGAGACCTACTCGGAGACGCGGATGCCGCGGAAGAGGATGCAGGAGCTCGGCGTCTACGGCGTGCGGGGACCGCGCGAGATGCCGGAGGAGCTGCTGCGGGCACTCTGGGAGGAGACAGGAGAAGAATGCAGATAG
- a CDS encoding YkgJ family cysteine cluster protein, translating into MQREMELSDLAREYSAEDIVHLDAGGCRGCSYCCENVGRSIVLDPYDCFRLCCGSGRSFAQLLSEGLLEIHITEGLMLPNLSMRGGRGCGFLEAGRCTIHSARPGFCRLFPLARIYHEGGFSYIVQSGQCRRELTGLRRIADWIGEAEPARYDRFLLSWHDFRKALSMRIPEMTMRAQRMLGTYLLRKFYQTAYSDRDFYSEYEERLQRAGEAVQRLYGK; encoded by the coding sequence ATGCAAAGAGAAATGGAGCTTTCCGACCTCGCGAGGGAGTATTCTGCGGAGGATATCGTACATCTGGATGCGGGAGGGTGCCGGGGCTGCTCCTACTGCTGTGAGAATGTGGGACGGTCGATCGTGCTGGATCCCTATGATTGCTTCCGCCTGTGCTGTGGGAGCGGGAGAAGCTTTGCGCAGCTGCTCTCAGAGGGACTGCTGGAGATCCATATCACAGAGGGGCTGATGCTTCCGAACCTTTCCATGCGGGGCGGGAGGGGCTGCGGCTTTCTCGAAGCGGGGCGCTGTACGATCCATAGCGCGCGGCCGGGCTTCTGTCGTCTGTTCCCGCTGGCGCGGATTTACCATGAGGGCGGCTTTTCCTATATTGTACAGAGCGGACAGTGCCGGAGAGAGCTGACCGGGCTTCGCCGGATCGCGGACTGGATCGGGGAGGCGGAGCCTGCGCGTTATGACCGCTTCCTGCTCTCCTGGCATGACTTCCGGAAGGCGCTCTCCATGCGGATCCCGGAAATGACGATGCGCGCCCAGCGGATGCTGGGGACGTATCTTCTCCGGAAGTTCTACCAGACCGCGTACTCCGACAGGGACTTCTATTCAGAGTATGAGGAGCGGCTTCAGCGCGCGGGGGAGGCGGTGCAGAGGCTCTATGGGAAATAA
- a CDS encoding DNA-3-methyladenine glycosylase family protein, which produces MQIELQEALSLEKIMDSGQCFRACRLDQYEAAGGIPLYRFITGENVLYARQLGRSTLGLSCTEAEWEEVWTPYFDLGESYSALCRETDAGDAYLQASIVYGEGIRVLRQDRFEVLISFLLSQRKSIPAIRTSVERLCEGFGRRKQTEYGSVALFPDAARIAEMSDGELRDCGLGYRAAYVRDAAERVLSGALPLSELDALSDQELYEALCTVRGVGRKVANCVMLFAYHRVERVPEDVWVNRIVEKRYQGRNPFPAYRKAGLLQQYMFYYAIQHKTEMNG; this is translated from the coding sequence ATGCAGATAGAGCTTCAGGAGGCGCTCAGCCTCGAAAAGATCATGGACAGCGGACAGTGCTTCCGGGCATGCAGGCTGGATCAGTACGAGGCGGCGGGCGGAATACCGCTTTACCGCTTCATTACGGGGGAGAATGTACTCTATGCGAGACAGCTCGGAAGGAGCACGCTCGGGCTTTCCTGTACGGAGGCGGAGTGGGAAGAGGTCTGGACACCGTATTTCGATCTCGGGGAGAGCTACAGCGCTCTCTGCCGAGAGACGGATGCCGGAGATGCCTATTTGCAGGCATCTATTGTCTATGGGGAGGGAATTCGGGTACTGCGGCAGGATCGCTTCGAGGTGCTGATCTCCTTCCTCCTCTCCCAGAGAAAGTCGATTCCGGCGATTCGTACCTCCGTGGAGCGGCTCTGCGAGGGCTTTGGCAGGAGAAAGCAGACAGAGTACGGCAGTGTGGCACTCTTTCCGGACGCGGCGCGCATTGCGGAAATGTCGGACGGCGAGCTTCGGGACTGCGGACTCGGCTACCGCGCAGCCTACGTGCGGGATGCGGCGGAACGGGTGCTCTCCGGCGCGCTGCCGCTTTCGGAGCTTGACGCGCTTTCGGATCAGGAGCTCTATGAGGCGCTCTGTACCGTGCGGGGGGTAGGCAGAAAGGTTGCGAACTGCGTGATGCTCTTTGCCTACCATCGGGTCGAGCGGGTGCCGGAGGACGTCTGGGTGAATCGGATCGTCGAGAAGCGGTATCAGGGGCGGAATCCCTTTCCTGCTTACCGGAAGGCGGGGCTCCTGCAGCAGTATATGTTTTACTATGCGATTCAACACAAGACAGAGATGAATGGATAG
- a CDS encoding vWA domain-containing protein: protein MKTRLALDRMGKQILNQSRTELLLAMRFMARPLNSLSYEMDLRTQRVGTDGERIRFNPEFLLHLFIESPQKLNRLYLHLLLHCLFRHLYSGDGREAALWNLACDIHAESVLDSMDYALIHRPPGAFRQQSYETLTARCRVLTAERLYRHFLSAPPETAELHALQQEFTKDDHQFWILPGEQGEQELPEGAASPQDSAGGVDEEDKSRDAPQQEGRDGGDGDVTEEPGEEEKGKEGEGGGAARARTRRREREEQWREDGERLKSELRTLGSEAGTELGSLQWQLELQYKRYPDFRDFLKYLMVEREELRIDPDSFDYAYYHYGMTIYGNMPLIEENEYRDARKIEKLVLAIDTSASCKDILVQKFLNQAAGILSDRDGFFRRVEVHILECDDRIRQDIVLHDVAELEHYSRGFSLRGGYGTDFRPVFSEVERRMRDGRLSGLRGLLYFTDGYGSYPQRPTPYRTAFVFPKDEDYSDEDAPDWALRLYL, encoded by the coding sequence ATGAAGACGAGACTTGCGCTGGACAGGATGGGGAAGCAGATCCTGAACCAGTCCCGGACGGAGCTGCTTCTCGCGATGCGCTTCATGGCGCGTCCGCTGAACAGTCTCTCCTATGAGATGGATCTGCGGACGCAGCGCGTCGGTACCGACGGGGAGCGGATCCGCTTCAATCCGGAGTTTCTGCTTCATCTCTTCATCGAGAGTCCGCAGAAGCTGAACCGGCTCTACCTGCACCTCCTCCTGCACTGTTTGTTCCGGCACCTTTACAGCGGGGATGGCAGGGAGGCGGCGCTCTGGAACCTCGCCTGTGATATCCATGCAGAGTCAGTGCTGGATTCGATGGACTATGCGCTCATTCATCGTCCGCCGGGTGCGTTCCGTCAGCAGAGCTATGAGACATTGACGGCGCGCTGCCGGGTGCTGACGGCAGAGCGGCTTTACCGGCACTTTCTCTCCGCGCCTCCGGAGACGGCGGAGCTCCATGCCCTGCAGCAGGAGTTCACGAAGGATGATCATCAGTTCTGGATACTGCCGGGAGAGCAGGGGGAGCAGGAGCTGCCGGAGGGCGCGGCATCTCCGCAGGACAGTGCGGGGGGAGTGGATGAGGAAGATAAGAGCCGGGATGCGCCGCAGCAAGAGGGAAGAGACGGAGGCGACGGTGATGTGACAGAGGAGCCGGGAGAAGAGGAGAAAGGGAAGGAAGGAGAGGGCGGAGGGGCCGCCCGCGCCCGGACGCGGCGCAGAGAGCGGGAGGAGCAGTGGAGAGAGGACGGAGAGCGGCTGAAGTCAGAGCTTCGCACGCTGGGATCTGAGGCAGGGACGGAGCTCGGGAGTCTGCAATGGCAGCTCGAGCTGCAATATAAGCGCTATCCGGACTTCAGGGATTTTCTTAAGTATCTGATGGTGGAGCGGGAGGAGCTTCGGATCGATCCGGATTCCTTCGATTATGCATATTACCATTACGGCATGACGATCTATGGCAATATGCCGCTGATTGAGGAGAACGAATACCGTGACGCACGGAAAATCGAGAAGCTGGTTCTCGCCATCGACACCAGCGCCTCCTGCAAGGATATACTGGTGCAGAAGTTTCTGAATCAGGCGGCGGGAATCCTTTCGGACAGGGACGGATTTTTCCGGAGGGTGGAGGTTCACATTCTGGAATGCGATGACCGCATCCGGCAGGATATCGTGCTTCACGATGTTGCGGAGCTGGAGCACTACAGCAGAGGCTTTTCTCTCCGGGGCGGCTACGGAACAGACTTCCGTCCGGTCTTCTCGGAGGTGGAGAGGCGGATGCGAGACGGGAGACTTTCGGGGCTTCGGGGGCTTCTGTACTTTACGGACGGCTACGGCAGCTATCCGCAGAGACCGACGCCCTACCGGACGGCGTTTGTCTTTCCGAAGGACGAGGATTACAGTGATGAGGACGCCCCGGACTGGGCGCTGAGGTTATATCTATGA
- the yfbR gene encoding 5'-deoxynucleotidase, producing the protein MSFSFFAAMSRLKYIERWALMRNSRAENLSEHSLEVSMLAHAIAGIGRVRYGRTASIDRAAVLAMYHDASEIITGDLPTPVKYYSRQIKEAYREVERRAERQLLKRLPADLRPLYQELFFSEDSEEERYLRSVVKAADRLSAYIKCIEEERAGNTEFRSAKQTIWEDIQERQEQLPELRDFLRDFLPSYGRTLDELELGAQADAGEPGDAGA; encoded by the coding sequence ATGTCATTTTCCTTTTTTGCGGCGATGTCGCGGCTGAAATATATTGAACGCTGGGCACTGATGCGGAATTCCAGAGCGGAGAATCTGAGCGAGCACAGTCTGGAGGTTTCGATGCTTGCGCACGCGATTGCCGGGATCGGACGGGTTCGCTACGGGCGGACGGCATCGATCGATCGGGCGGCGGTGCTCGCGATGTATCATGATGCCTCGGAGATCATCACGGGGGATCTGCCGACTCCGGTGAAGTACTACAGCCGCCAGATCAAGGAGGCGTACAGGGAGGTCGAGAGACGGGCGGAGCGGCAGCTCCTTAAACGTCTTCCGGCGGATCTCCGGCCCCTCTATCAGGAACTGTTTTTTTCGGAGGACTCGGAGGAGGAGCGCTATCTTCGAAGCGTGGTCAAGGCGGCGGACCGCCTCTCCGCCTATATTAAGTGCATCGAGGAGGAGCGCGCCGGAAATACCGAGTTCCGAAGCGCGAAGCAGACGATCTGGGAGGATATTCAGGAGCGGCAGGAGCAGCTGCCGGAGCTTCGGGACTTCCTCAGGGACTTCCTCCCATCCTATGGGAGGACGCTGGACGAGCTGGAGCTCGGTGCGCAGGCGGATGCAGGGGAGCCCGGAGATGCCGGGGCGTGA